The following coding sequences lie in one Variovorax terrae genomic window:
- a CDS encoding gamma-glutamylcyclotransferase — MSASSLSSPRVANHEGRNSSPVLTRQLLERGHIDALAAIDSPNLKLLTEADRAASLRETLAYRPHGDVWVFGYGSLIWNSAIKSVERRVARIDGWHRSFCMSITALRATADRPGLMLALDRGGSCQGAAYRIAEEDVESELLLLWRREMVCRGGYAPGWVELKTPDGQPFGCAIAFVIDADSPKYAGDLDEDIVVHRLATASGGLGSAADYLFRTYDGLRASGIRDAKMERLASLVKASHADDRLLAAA; from the coding sequence ATGAGCGCCAGCAGCCTTTCGTCGCCAAGGGTGGCAAACCACGAAGGTCGAAATTCATCGCCTGTACTGACCCGGCAACTTCTGGAGAGGGGCCACATCGATGCGCTGGCCGCCATCGACTCGCCGAACCTGAAGCTGCTCACCGAAGCCGATCGCGCGGCCTCGCTGCGGGAGACCCTGGCCTATCGGCCGCACGGCGATGTGTGGGTGTTCGGCTATGGCTCGCTGATCTGGAATTCGGCGATCAAATCCGTGGAGCGGCGCGTGGCCAGGATCGACGGCTGGCACCGGTCGTTTTGCATGTCCATCACCGCGTTGCGCGCCACGGCCGACAGGCCCGGATTGATGCTGGCGTTGGATCGGGGTGGGTCTTGCCAGGGAGCCGCGTACAGGATCGCGGAGGAAGATGTCGAGAGCGAATTGCTCTTGCTGTGGCGCCGCGAAATGGTGTGTCGCGGCGGCTACGCACCTGGTTGGGTCGAGTTGAAGACCCCCGACGGGCAACCCTTCGGCTGTGCCATCGCCTTCGTCATCGATGCAGACAGCCCCAAGTACGCGGGAGACCTTGATGAGGACATCGTGGTGCATCGGCTGGCCACGGCATCCGGTGGTCTGGGAAGCGCTGCCGACTATCTGTTCAGAACCTACGACGGCCTGCGCGCCAGCGGAATTCGTGACGCCAAGATGGAGCGTCTGGCTTCGCTGGTGAAGGCATCGCATGCGGATGATCGTCTTCTCGCAGCGGCCTAG